ccgacacagtgagagtatacttcccagatggtccgctccataccctacccgaaggatagcatcaaaacagatatagaggcacaggtgtaagctgaacccgcctgttaggactgagaccaagaaactatggattTATCCTCCCCATaactgtaatgacgggcttccggccaaaagccgagagtcctaccccaagcattggatccccctggattctaaagatccaacacttgagaatagttccgccaaaaaggtccaaaccatctccgGGAtgactgagatcatccaatactctcacatatagctttgagcacaaacacctcccaaccgtgactcctttcccattcatcaaagcaggaagcaataccggatgtagaaacatccgcccaagtggcaataacagatgtagaaacatccatgccataaagagagagaaaaaaaagaaaagataataaacatacatatatatgtaaaaatatacacatatacatatggaaaattttactcagagggttgggacagcatcatgaaagaaagtttataatattaggagaaggtcgaagcaatataaagaggaagaaaaagataagaaagagagaaatttagattcgaactgggggagcaatttccctaagttcgagagccctcttgcccgtcaccaagtttcagcacgggaatagaataccgtgctgaagctcaatgacatcatcaaggcattttctcattaagagggacacagagtccgaaatcttCGCTGGaatgaaagggatcgggcgatcttttggagtggacaccacagtacctgcctgaaaataAGGGGGGGAAGAAAGACAcactaacctctccgcagtgtcttccctgtcctgcactacagtcctgcgtttggatgaaggcgatcccgagcgctgtctggaaacacgcgtccctgctgctaccactggctgcgaaattcgccgcgaacgatggttgcGCGAAGGCGAACGGTTGCGCGGGTGCACAGGCGAGCGGTGGctcgggcgcgcaggcaagcggtcgcgcgggcgcacaggcgagtgggcgGAGGGGagcacaggcgaacgagcgcgtggtcaagtcggcgaacgaatgcgttggcgcgatggcgagggaagaCGTTGCCGCATGGGCGAGTGAGAACACtctgaagatcgctggcgacgtaggtgaggagacctgtagcgcgagggggagcgattgcgagcaggcgatcggtggtgagctggcgaatgctggcgcgcaggtgagcgatggcgcgttgttgCATGGTAACGCGTTGGCGAGCTATAGCGCGCAGGACGTGCAGGTGAaagatcgcgcgatggcgagctagcagagggtgaaccatgtccttccagaatctctggcCGACGACGCGTTGGAGACCGCGTGCGCGCAGGCTGTAAGTCACGCTGGCGATCCTGAGATCGCCGATgatcaggtgatcgttgacgcgtaggagaacgctgacgggcaggcgatactaggatcgtctgtaaacgctggcgagcaggtgatcgctggcgagcaagggggcgacgcgtgaaatcctgtgaaggaGCAGTTGGCGCGGCgtgttcacgaacaggaacaggaagagcgtaggcgcgtGGCTGAACATGTgatttagaaacacgcgctggagaacgcgaacgATGTTGAGTAGAAAcaagatgaggatcgcgagagagttcaggagactgatggcgcgcagagtgcccaacagggactgcaggatgttcagagaccacaggggagtgCTGGggagcaagagggcgatgatcctcaaaagagcgctgacgaacgggagagcgctgacgagcaggagagctcctgtgtgctaacactgcagaagggcgagcaggggaacgctggcgcgctaaGTGCTCTTCAGAAACCACAGGAtggaggatgtcctcaggagagcgctgacgagaagTAGGGAGAACATCAGGAGAGCTCCGGCGAGCAGGTGAgcactgatgagcaggagagcattgacgagcaggagagcgctgacaagcaggagagcgcctgtgcgctaacgctgcacgtgaaagggaagaatccctttgccccgaagggaccgttgcccgtcaggtgacgaggtccccagaaggtgaagttctagcaggagtaggagatcggtcagcagagaggtccaagggagtaggagctgtaggctgagtacgacgaggagggTCCCCTTCAGAGGAaaaagatccaaaaaggcgcctcttaacccccttataagtgAGGCCCTTGCGACGGAGTGGACGGTGAgtcttacggcgaaggcggccacggggaagatcatccggaccatcagtcctccgaaggggagtctcagtcaaggcactccccttggagggaagctgaacagcagaagagatcgtaggactcacttcccccttcgaaggatgtacaaaAGGGGGAGGAGAGAagtcagcaccaacatcctcaactgcacctgcagaggattgccccgccccatCGGAGGCTTCttccaccacgacgtcgacgatagatagagggtcaacctctgctaccgccggcgactgcttaacggcggcccccaacgagacaaggtcaattaaggcaacactggagggcaagcccttaagccccagggaagcccaaatctgtaaaagatcatcattagacaacgaattatcaataacctcccccggaggaggagggggaaccctCCCGCTATGGGAggtgacgccctctccccccacctaaAGTCGGAAAGAGAACTAgggtctgcgctaccactcggccgactctccttaggagctggacgagggggagctttggaggaggtttgggcgacgaaagaagagtcccgagaaccctccttcttcaaggcaacccccgaaggagaacggtctctcttggacttcttcttacgttgGCGGCCAAAccactcccactgggaggcagaccactccctacactcactacacatgttttcctggtcacaccgtcagccctgacactgagggcaaagggtgtgaggatccgtatccaaggccgacataaaggtcccacaagggcagccggcaacaccagggcacgtacgcatagcaaagataaaggtagtcaacttcaaacacacacacaagctgtagagaaaaagcagaaaaaagattaaaggctgtcaacgaggacgatggacagacatgtctgttcatcgccgagccaaaagtgaagtgaagcaagtcaccggtgtgtgtgtggggggagggggggtagcaagctacccttcccctaccccccccccgctaa
Above is a window of Palaemon carinicauda isolate YSFRI2023 chromosome 6, ASM3689809v2, whole genome shotgun sequence DNA encoding:
- the LOC137642935 gene encoding serine/arginine repetitive matrix protein 5-like, whose translation is MQNISNSLYGNDDYPSSLPLPIHGYKSFQKILSKGDRNYVQTSVRADGVTRKTCVVSVGSGLPPSGSGLAANSPAVAEVDPLSIVDVVVEEASDGAGQSSAGAVEDVGADFSPPPFVHPSKGEVSPTISSAVQLPSKGSALTETPLRRTDGPDDLPRGRLRRKTHRPLRRKGLTYKGVKRRLFGSFSSEGDPPRPLAHRRSPACQRSPARQCSPAHQCSPARRSSPDVLPTSRQRSPEDILHPVVSEEHLARQRSPARPSAVLAHRSSPARQRSPVRQRSFEDHRPLAPQHSPVVSEHPAVPVGHSARHQSPELSRDPHLVSTQHRSRSPARVSKSHVQPRAYALPVPVREHAAPTAPSQDFTRRPLARQRSPARQRLQTILVSPARQRSPTRQRSPDHRRSQDRQRDLQPARTRSPTRRRPEILEGHGSPSASSPSRDLSPARPARYSSPTRYHATTRHRSPARQHSPAHHRSPARNRSPSRYRSPHLRRQRSSECSHSPMRQRLPSPSRQRIRSPT